The following are encoded in a window of Amaranthus tricolor cultivar Red isolate AtriRed21 chromosome 2, ASM2621246v1, whole genome shotgun sequence genomic DNA:
- the LOC130805047 gene encoding uncharacterized protein LOC130805047, with protein sequence MESEEKGKGNERWEAAITNLTEMSGNLESLQKLLLKKAVFVDQDTFYKASLASSHARTIKVLEQRVATLERELDASITAAAHARSEKRQAEAAQKAAESRTHEITKELENTSKVFELHMLELRAKQEEITKRDNDIKLLEAIIQTLGGKSPIQQASRNSS encoded by the exons ATGGAGTCGGAAGAGAAGGGCAAAGGAAACGAGAGATGGGAAGCTGCGATCACAAATCTGACGGAGATGTCTGGAAATCTGGAATCTCTTCAGAAACTTCTCTTAAAAAAAGCTGTCTTTGTTGATCAAGATACTTTCTATAAAGCTTCTCTTGCTTCCAGCCATGCTCGCACAATCAAG GTCCTTGAGCAAAGGGTAGCGACTTTAGAACGAGAGCTGGATGCTTCTATTACAGCTGCTGCTCATGCTCGTTCAGAAAAAAGACAAGCTGAAGCAGCTCAAAAGGCAGCTGAGTCACGCACACATGAAATTACGAAAGAGCTCGAAAACACATCAA AGGTATTCGAATTGCATATGCTagagcttcgtgcaaaacaagagGAAATCACCAAGAGAGACAATGATATCAAACTGCTAGAAGCTATTATCCAGACACTTGGAGGAAAAAGTCCAATTCAACAAGCAAGTCGCAACTCTTCTTAG